The following coding sequences lie in one Rutidosis leptorrhynchoides isolate AG116_Rl617_1_P2 chromosome 6, CSIRO_AGI_Rlap_v1, whole genome shotgun sequence genomic window:
- the LOC139852392 gene encoding large ribosomal subunit protein eL20y: MSYKFHQFQVVGRALPTESDEHPKIYRMKLWATNEVRAKSKFWYFLRKLKKVKKSNGQMLAINEIFEKNPTTIKNYGIWLRYQSRTGYHNMYKEYRDTTLNGSIEQMYTEMASRHRVRHHCIQVIKTATIPAKLCKRESTKQFHNSKIKFPLVFKKVRPPTRKLKTTYKASRPNLFV, translated from the exons ATGAGTTACAAG TTTCATCAGTTTCAGGTGGTCGGAAGAGCTCTACCAACTGAATCAGATGAGCACCCTAAGATTTATCGTATGAAGCTTTGGGCTACTAACGAAGTTCGTGCCAAGAGCAAATTCTG GTACTTTTTGAGGAAGTTGAAGAAAGTTAAGAAGAGTAATGGGCAGATGCTTGCTATTAATGAG ATTTTCGAGAAAAACCCAACTACCATCAAGAACTACGGCATCTGGCTAAGGTACCAGTCCAGGACTGGATACCATAACATGTACAAGGAGTACAGGGACACGACCCTTAATGGTTCGATTGAGCAAATGTACACTGAGATGGCTTCTCGTCACAGAGTTCGTCATCATTGCATTCAGGTCATCAAAACAGCAACCATACCGGCTAAACTTTGCAAGAGGGAGTCAACCAAGCAATTCCATAACTCGAAGATCAAGTTTCCATTGGTGTTCAAGAAGGTTAGGCCACCAACTAGAAAGCTCAAGACCACATACAAGGCTTCAAGGCCCAATTTGTTTGTTTAA